A region of Sulfitobacter faviae DNA encodes the following proteins:
- a CDS encoding hybrid sensor histidine kinase/response regulator, producing the protein MNHDFERILQAAPSPFVLLDSELRVVWANDAYLQVTDRQLERLIGKVLFEEFPSDPESESGRMLRASFERVFRDGTTDHLPVIPYPIDTADGTTEDRYWSATHTPILGPEGEVEFLLQHTQDVTEAYIAETPGEERTGSAHAAVMRRAHEVTQQNLELDTGISLFKMIFEQAPNFMVTLMGPNHVFRTVNAAYMQLVGQRDLIGKPVREALPEIAGQGFFEMLDEVYRTGEAVSQHGAEAWVRRSADGPAERVVVDFVFQPLDNVHGETIGIMIQGHDVTAHKLAETRLSEAEERFRTMAHTMPVHVWTATADGRLDWISDQVYAFSGAEPGSLVGDAWPTIIHPDDRAEAIATWAHAVETGTVYATEFRLRRADGAYCWHLVRGAPIRDDQGALMRWVGTNSDIHEQKELSRQLADLNTTLEERVEKRNRELEELHDRLAQSQRVEAVGNLAGGIAHDFNNLLQVMTGSLTMAAREIAADSPARVRIDAAMRAVERGASLSSQLLAFSRRQPLQPRSIDLRDLLRDIDDIMRSALGEGMEVEIDTPEALWPAYADAASTQNAVLNLVINSRDAMEGRGKLKIAVENRHVGPEELFGEPDMVAGDYVEVIISDHGPGIPAETLAKVFDPFFTTKPVGKGTGLGLSTVYGFARQSGGRVTIASRPGAGTTVTLLLPRAETAAEPLQWHDPSEIAGGSETVLLVEDDAEVRDATAALLTDLGYSVRTAEDPAAALKSARQAPDFDLVISDVVMPGEFSSREMAETLQAERPDLPILFISGYSRDAIVRDGRVDAGVQFLAKPFTKDALAIKVRDALSSAPVASTKTETPAQEQPDRPRHVLLCEDDALIRLDLADILSGLGTEVTETASGQETLDRLQAGAYDALLIDVGLPDISGEEVATRVRASHPDMPIIFATGQAEVPAAEALGRCAVVQKPFGDRDLERAFTRLGILAQTETATAM; encoded by the coding sequence ATGAACCACGACTTTGAAAGAATCCTCCAAGCAGCGCCGTCGCCTTTCGTATTGTTGGACAGTGAGCTTCGGGTGGTCTGGGCCAATGACGCCTATCTGCAGGTCACGGACCGCCAGTTGGAACGGCTTATCGGGAAAGTCCTGTTCGAAGAGTTCCCCTCGGACCCCGAAAGCGAGTCGGGGCGAATGTTGCGGGCGTCTTTCGAACGGGTGTTTCGCGACGGCACCACCGATCACCTGCCGGTCATTCCCTATCCGATCGACACGGCCGACGGCACGACCGAAGACCGCTATTGGAGTGCGACCCATACGCCGATCCTGGGCCCGGAAGGGGAGGTGGAATTCCTTTTGCAACACACGCAGGATGTGACCGAAGCCTATATCGCAGAAACCCCCGGCGAAGAGCGAACGGGCTCTGCCCATGCCGCCGTGATGCGCCGTGCACATGAGGTGACGCAGCAGAACCTAGAGCTTGATACCGGCATAAGCCTTTTCAAGATGATCTTCGAACAGGCGCCGAACTTCATGGTCACCCTCATGGGGCCGAACCACGTCTTCCGCACGGTCAACGCCGCCTATATGCAACTGGTTGGCCAACGGGACCTCATCGGCAAACCCGTCCGCGAGGCGCTGCCCGAGATCGCGGGCCAAGGCTTCTTCGAAATGCTCGACGAAGTTTACCGGACCGGGGAGGCCGTCAGCCAACATGGAGCCGAGGCATGGGTGCGGCGCAGCGCCGATGGTCCGGCGGAGCGTGTCGTGGTGGATTTCGTGTTCCAACCGCTCGACAACGTCCATGGCGAGACGATCGGGATCATGATCCAAGGCCATGACGTGACCGCCCATAAGCTTGCCGAAACCCGGCTGAGCGAGGCCGAGGAGCGGTTCCGCACCATGGCCCATACCATGCCGGTTCATGTCTGGACCGCCACCGCCGATGGGCGGCTCGATTGGATCAGCGATCAGGTCTACGCCTTTTCGGGCGCGGAACCGGGCAGTCTGGTGGGCGACGCTTGGCCGACGATCATTCACCCCGACGACCGCGCAGAGGCGATTGCGACTTGGGCCCATGCGGTAGAGACCGGTACGGTCTATGCGACCGAGTTTCGCCTGCGGCGGGCCGATGGGGCCTATTGCTGGCATCTGGTGCGGGGCGCACCAATTCGGGACGACCAAGGCGCTTTGATGCGTTGGGTCGGCACGAATTCCGACATTCACGAACAAAAAGAACTGTCGCGCCAGTTGGCCGATCTGAATACGACGTTGGAAGAGCGTGTCGAGAAACGCAACCGCGAACTGGAAGAGTTGCATGACCGATTGGCGCAGAGCCAGCGGGTCGAGGCGGTGGGCAATCTTGCCGGTGGCATCGCCCATGACTTCAACAATCTGTTGCAGGTGATGACCGGCAGCCTGACCATGGCCGCGCGCGAGATCGCCGCGGATTCGCCTGCGCGGGTGCGGATCGATGCGGCGATGCGCGCGGTGGAGCGCGGTGCCTCGCTCTCTTCGCAACTGCTCGCCTTCAGCCGCCGGCAACCGTTGCAGCCCCGCTCGATCGACCTGCGCGATCTGCTGCGGGATATCGACGACATCATGCGCAGCGCCTTGGGCGAGGGGATGGAGGTCGAGATCGACACGCCCGAGGCCCTCTGGCCCGCCTATGCCGATGCGGCCAGCACCCAGAACGCGGTGCTGAACCTTGTGATCAATTCGCGCGACGCGATGGAGGGGCGCGGCAAGCTGAAGATCGCTGTCGAAAACCGGCACGTCGGCCCCGAAGAGCTTTTTGGTGAGCCTGACATGGTGGCGGGCGACTACGTTGAGGTCATAATCAGCGACCACGGGCCCGGCATCCCGGCCGAGACGCTGGCCAAGGTCTTTGACCCTTTCTTTACCACCAAACCCGTGGGCAAGGGCACCGGGCTGGGCCTGTCCACCGTCTATGGCTTCGCGCGGCAATCGGGCGGGCGGGTGACCATCGCCAGCCGCCCCGGCGCGGGCACGACGGTGACGCTGCTGCTGCCGCGGGCCGAGACGGCGGCGGAGCCATTGCAGTGGCACGACCCATCCGAGATCGCAGGCGGGAGTGAGACCGTGCTGCTGGTCGAAGACGACGCCGAGGTGCGCGATGCCACCGCCGCCTTGCTGACGGATTTGGGCTATAGCGTGCGCACCGCAGAAGACCCCGCGGCGGCGCTCAAATCAGCGCGGCAAGCGCCGGACTTCGACCTTGTGATATCGGATGTCGTCATGCCCGGCGAGTTCAGCAGCCGCGAGATGGCCGAAACCCTTCAGGCCGAGCGGCCCGATCTGCCGATCCTGTTCATCTCGGGCTATTCGCGCGATGCGATCGTGCGCGATGGCCGGGTCGACGCCGGGGTGCAGTTCCTTGCCAAACCCTTCACCAAAGACGCTTTGGCGATCAAGGTGCGCGATGCGCTGTCGTCGGCTCCGGTCGCCTCGACCAAGACCGAGACTCCGGCGCAGGAACAGCCCGACCGGCCCCGTCATGTGCTGCTGTGCGAAGACGACGCGCTGATCCGGCTCGATCTGGCGGATATCCTCAGCGGGCTTGGCACCGAAGTCACGGAAACCGCCTCGGGGCAGGAGACCTTGGACAGGCTGCAGGCTGGCGCGTACGACGCGCTGCTGATCGACGTGGGCCTGCCAGATATCTCAGGCGAAGAAGTGGCGACCCGGGTCCGGGCATCGCATCCCGATATGCCCATCATCTTTGCCACCGGCCAAGCGGAAGTGCCCGCTGCCGAAGCGCTGGGCCGCTGCGCCGTGGTGCAAAAACCTTTCGGTGACCGCGACCTCGAACGGGCCTTCACGCGGTTGGGCATTCTGGCGCAGACGGAAACGGCGACAGCGATGTAA
- a CDS encoding metallophosphoesterase family protein, protein MTFRFIHASDLHIGRKFANIPQAPDGNIRGRLMEARHGAIAKLAQAARGHGAAHVLLAGDTFDTATPSASVLRQALTAMGEAAEVTWWLLPGNHDNLRDAEPLWEVIARDAPPNLRALTENAPVEMAEGVSLLPCPVAFRAGASDPSAPLDRMHSPEGHMRIGLAHGGVTDFTDSGEAIAPDRDQRARLDYLALGDWHGRMAVSDRVHYCGTPEQDRFKHGRRGVCLAVEIAGPGARPKIEGVETGSFLWSEAEVTLHPRQDVAAALQTLLPETGRRDHLLRVKAGGWASLPDRAALAHAAQACAPDFAHFELLTDGLGTQYEAADLDEIDRGGALRMAAETLVNEAQSETLPPSDRDVAADALARLHAYVQGAKT, encoded by the coding sequence ATGACATTCCGCTTCATCCACGCGTCCGACCTGCATATCGGGCGCAAATTCGCGAATATTCCGCAAGCGCCTGACGGCAATATCCGGGGGCGCCTGATGGAAGCGCGGCATGGCGCCATTGCCAAACTGGCCCAGGCCGCGCGGGGACACGGGGCGGCGCATGTGCTCTTGGCGGGCGATACATTCGACACCGCGACACCCTCGGCCAGCGTGCTGCGGCAGGCGCTCACCGCCATGGGCGAGGCGGCGGAGGTGACATGGTGGCTCCTGCCCGGCAACCACGACAACCTGCGCGATGCCGAACCCCTGTGGGAGGTCATCGCCCGGGATGCGCCGCCCAATCTGCGTGCCCTTACCGAAAACGCCCCGGTCGAAATGGCCGAGGGGGTCAGCCTGCTGCCCTGCCCCGTCGCCTTTCGCGCAGGCGCCAGTGACCCAAGCGCCCCGCTGGACCGGATGCACAGCCCCGAAGGCCATATGCGCATCGGCCTTGCCCATGGCGGGGTCACCGATTTCACCGACAGCGGAGAGGCCATCGCGCCGGACCGGGACCAGCGCGCGCGGCTTGACTACCTCGCCCTTGGCGATTGGCACGGACGGATGGCCGTCTCTGACCGGGTGCACTACTGCGGCACGCCCGAGCAGGACCGGTTCAAACACGGGCGCCGTGGCGTCTGCCTTGCGGTCGAAATCGCAGGCCCCGGCGCGCGCCCCAAGATCGAAGGAGTCGAGACCGGCAGTTTCCTGTGGTCTGAGGCCGAGGTCACACTGCATCCCCGGCAAGATGTCGCGGCGGCTTTGCAGACGCTCTTGCCCGAGACAGGCCGCCGGGACCACCTCCTGCGCGTCAAGGCGGGAGGCTGGGCAAGCCTTCCCGATCGCGCGGCGCTGGCCCACGCGGCCCAAGCCTGCGCCCCCGATTTTGCCCATTTCGAACTGCTGACGGACGGATTGGGCACGCAGTATGAGGCCGCGGACCTTGATGAGATCGACCGCGGCGGCGCGCTGCGCATGGCGGCGGAAACCTTGGTGAACGAGGCGCAGTCCGAGACCCTTCCCCCATCCGACCGTGACGTGGCCGCCGATGCGCTGGCCCGGCTTCACGCCTATGTGCAGGGGGCAAAAACATGA
- a CDS encoding AAA family ATPase, translated as MKIRAITLNNVRRFTDPAQVTGIGDGINVLSEPNEHGKSTLFDAIQALFFKPFGSRDKEVSALRPHAGGAPEVTIEVETEAGRFALHKRWFQKPLATVHREGKLIAQADEAEAWIAQLLGGDAGGPSGLIWVRQGMTALTGGSTKEEKLALEARRDLMTSVGAEVEAMTGGRRMDKALAQCREELAQYATSTGRPRTGGPWKEAQDQVEALTAARDQLAATARALQDALAERQRARRALAELEAPEVVAERREKLEAARAAHAAATRHAEEMEALDRAVELARLNADNATSRLNNYRAGEAEQKAARRAEAAAREAAEAARAALSDRRATLEAAEAAAAEARTALKAAEDDHRHALRARAARDGADRRQALEARIKEAEDARRRMESAAAAAKSGPDAAALQRLERLSAELSASRAARDAAAPQVTVRYAPNQSGAIHGNDGPLADGIPCPCHVAPPCGSTGSAIWRSSPARGAARTARSTPPRPGCKPPLTRSARRIWRRPVPPGRRGSRPRRGRERRKPCSPASPPMGSTRCTKPSPPFLRRKRSRAHPISRRPKTRCKPRRPHMSAAASRVRLPPRRWPMPRPMRRAKRRSLARSPTGCSAPRRSRPSWATSQKRTSPPKPSPPPPRWRPPASPMQRRPRTRRMRPAFRPRSPARNRSRRRPEKRSPACTPCSPG; from the coding sequence ATGAAAATCCGCGCCATCACCCTCAACAACGTCCGCCGTTTCACCGACCCCGCGCAGGTCACCGGGATCGGCGATGGGATCAATGTCCTGAGCGAGCCGAACGAGCACGGCAAATCCACCCTCTTCGACGCGATACAGGCGCTGTTCTTCAAACCCTTCGGTTCGCGCGACAAAGAGGTCTCGGCCCTGCGCCCCCATGCGGGCGGCGCGCCCGAGGTGACCATCGAGGTCGAGACCGAGGCGGGCCGTTTTGCCCTGCACAAACGCTGGTTTCAAAAGCCCCTCGCCACCGTGCACCGCGAGGGCAAGCTGATCGCGCAGGCGGATGAGGCCGAAGCATGGATCGCGCAGCTTTTGGGCGGCGATGCGGGCGGCCCCTCGGGGCTGATCTGGGTGCGGCAGGGGATGACCGCGCTGACCGGCGGCTCGACCAAGGAAGAGAAACTGGCGCTGGAAGCGCGGCGCGATCTGATGACCTCGGTCGGGGCCGAGGTGGAAGCGATGACCGGCGGGCGGCGCATGGACAAGGCGCTGGCGCAATGCCGCGAAGAGTTGGCCCAATACGCCACCAGCACCGGACGCCCCCGCACCGGCGGGCCGTGGAAAGAGGCGCAGGATCAGGTCGAGGCGCTGACGGCCGCGCGCGATCAATTAGCCGCGACCGCACGCGCGTTGCAAGACGCTTTGGCCGAACGCCAGCGCGCGCGGCGCGCCTTGGCCGAGCTGGAAGCGCCCGAGGTGGTCGCCGAACGCCGCGAGAAACTGGAGGCCGCCCGCGCCGCCCATGCAGCCGCGACCCGCCACGCAGAAGAGATGGAGGCGCTTGACCGGGCCGTGGAACTGGCCCGCCTCAACGCCGATAATGCCACATCGCGTCTCAACAACTACCGCGCCGGAGAGGCCGAGCAAAAGGCCGCTCGCCGCGCCGAGGCCGCAGCACGCGAAGCGGCGGAAGCGGCCCGCGCCGCCCTGTCAGACCGCCGCGCCACGTTGGAGGCCGCAGAGGCCGCCGCCGCCGAGGCCCGGACGGCGCTCAAAGCCGCCGAGGATGACCACCGCCACGCCCTCCGCGCCCGTGCGGCCCGCGATGGTGCTGACCGGCGCCAAGCGCTCGAAGCGCGTATCAAAGAAGCCGAAGATGCCCGCCGCCGGATGGAGTCCGCAGCTGCCGCCGCCAAATCCGGCCCGGACGCCGCGGCGCTGCAACGGTTGGAAAGGCTATCCGCCGAACTCTCCGCCAGCCGCGCCGCCCGCGATGCGGCAGCCCCGCAGGTGACAGTCCGCTACGCCCCCAATCAATCGGGCGCCATCCACGGCAATGACGGCCCCTTGGCCGATGGCATCCCCTGCCCCTGCCACGTCGCACCACCCTGCGGATCGACGGGATCGGCGATCTGGAGATCGAGCCCGGCGCGGGGGGCGGCGAGGACGGCTCGGTCGACGCCGCCACGACCCGGTTGCAAACCGCCCTTGACGAGATCGGCGCGGCGGATCTGGCGCAGGCCCGTGCCGCCGGGGCGGCGCGGGTCGAGGCCGCGGCGCGGCAGGGAGAGGCGAAAGCCGTGCTCGCCAGCCTCGCCCCCGATGGGATCGACGCGCTGCACCAAGCCCTCGCCGCCATTCCTGCGCCGGAAGAGGTCTCGGGCGCACCCGATCTCGCGCAGGCCGAAGACGCGCTGCAAACCGCGCAGGCCGCACATGAGCGCCGCCGCATCGCGCGTGAGACTACCGCCGAGGCGCTGGCCGATGCCAAGGCCGATGCGGCGGGCAAAGAGGCGCAGCTTGGCTCGCTCACCGACCGGTTGCAGCGCGCCGAGGCGCAGCAGGCCAAGCTGGGCGACGTCACAGAAAAGGACCTCGCCGCCCAAACCGTCACCACCGCCGCCGCGCTGGAGGCCGCCCGCCTCGCCCATGCAGAGAAGGCCAAGGACGCGCCGGATGCGGCCAGCCTTCAGGCCGCGCTCACCCGCGCGGAATCGGTCGAGACGCAGGCCCGAGAAGAGATCGCCCGCCTGCACCCCCTGCTCGCCCGGCTGA
- a CDS encoding AI-2E family transporter codes for MNDIAAIRRLLEVLVLIALFVTAYFAKDLLLPILLGFLLALTLSPLIRSFEKFGISAPLGAVLLIGCVGLIIFVLAGLSAGTVATWSDEIPTMGNEIRRKLQGWAQTVEDVRSATEQVEQIGTENGSGRPEEVVVKQPGLLDNAMNTGARIGGTVAVALVLALFLLASGDLFYLKLVQSFQTFTGKKRALKAVYDVERRVSRYLLTITIINAGLGISVGLYLFALGLPVPYVWGLAAFLLNFLPYIGGVIGAVLVGAYAIATFDSVGYAILAPLGYQILTGIEGQFITPYLVGRRLELNTVAVFLTVVFWGWLWGIAGALVAVPFLVVFKVICENVTALNMIGHFLDKSAPDVAATAADEPAAEKPGG; via the coding sequence TTGAACGATATCGCCGCGATCAGACGGCTGCTGGAGGTGCTGGTTCTGATCGCCCTCTTCGTGACGGCCTATTTCGCTAAGGACTTGCTGCTGCCGATCCTGCTGGGCTTCCTCCTTGCGCTGACGCTCAGCCCGCTGATCCGCTCTTTCGAGAAATTCGGCATCTCCGCCCCATTGGGTGCCGTGCTGCTGATTGGCTGTGTCGGGCTGATCATCTTTGTTCTGGCTGGCCTGTCGGCGGGCACCGTGGCGACTTGGTCCGACGAAATTCCCACCATGGGCAACGAGATACGCCGCAAGCTCCAAGGCTGGGCGCAAACGGTCGAGGATGTCCGCTCGGCCACTGAACAGGTCGAACAGATCGGCACCGAGAATGGCAGCGGGAGGCCCGAAGAGGTGGTGGTCAAACAGCCCGGCTTGCTGGACAACGCCATGAACACCGGCGCGCGCATCGGGGGCACCGTGGCGGTCGCCTTGGTCTTGGCGCTGTTCCTGCTTGCCTCGGGCGATCTGTTCTACCTCAAGCTCGTGCAGTCCTTTCAGACCTTCACCGGCAAGAAACGCGCCTTGAAAGCGGTCTATGACGTAGAGCGCCGCGTCTCGCGCTACCTGCTGACCATCACCATCATCAACGCAGGTTTAGGCATTTCGGTGGGGCTCTACCTCTTCGCGCTTGGACTGCCCGTACCTTACGTCTGGGGCTTGGCGGCGTTTTTGCTGAACTTCCTGCCCTATATCGGCGGGGTGATCGGCGCGGTGCTGGTGGGGGCCTATGCCATCGCGACATTCGACAGTGTCGGCTATGCCATCCTCGCCCCGCTTGGCTATCAGATCCTCACCGGGATCGAGGGACAGTTCATCACCCCCTACCTCGTCGGGCGGCGGTTGGAGTTGAACACCGTGGCGGTGTTCCTCACCGTGGTCTTCTGGGGCTGGCTTTGGGGGATTGCGGGCGCGCTCGTGGCGGTGCCCTTCCTCGTGGTTTTCAAGGTGATCTGTGAGAACGTGACCGCGCTCAACATGATCGGGCATTTTCTGGATAAATCCGCCCCCGATGTGGCGGCAACCGCGGCGGATGAACCCGCCGCGGAAAAGCCCGGTGGCTAG